One genomic window of Solanum stenotomum isolate F172 chromosome 9, ASM1918654v1, whole genome shotgun sequence includes the following:
- the LOC125875691 gene encoding protein EFFECTOR OF TRANSCRIPTION 2-like: protein MAAADKSFTGWLKREDCKRTKHDSAFSDWKILVGPNDWEDYLLGKEGTERYRTQNLPNCTSCSGVYELGIAVSRRKTEREASRLGADYIVPVYVGKSDNVRTRLQQYGRVGAHLENDCSNSELRVDKNISGPKRAGLFTETFSRGFSIVYRWAPMNDNKDAERTEAQLLDKFDYAWNKGSNGVRRHNDVLRKLDGISRETRFPAFIRKLQLSLGKRKGIRIKACEPLLLENGSDFHDSFKSTNFLPQILKFGRSQPRIVSLNFGVNGDPNIICGVALGHGCVCIRPPITGNKRCAEHKGMKVNSVKSKLIAEGNESTRSCVSIGEENGPICGFILDSGSPCARIPFQRNKRCMEHKGWRNQGSISQPMTDKIGQWTHNPILENKTSSSNDCQHILSSRAGTQDSQDFSSSLIHQNYNVICGVHLNDGSFCTRQPAVGRKRCVGHKGMRVKEPISKQLGVKIPSLFAGPVAKISSGKKHLNIDIPSVNYSPTCGATLRNGSFCRRKSS, encoded by the exons ATGGCAGCTGCTGACAAATCCTTCACCGGTTGGCTCAAACGAGAAGACTGTAAACGCACAAAACATGATTCCGCTTTCTCCGACTGGAAG ATTCTGGTTGGGCCTAATGATTGGGAGGATTATTTACTGGGGAAGGAAGGAACAGAGAGATATAGGACTCAGAACCTGCCAAACTGCACCTCATGCTCTGGAGTTTATGAACTGGGAATAGCTGTGTCACGACGAAAGACTGAGCGAGAGGCTAGCAGACTTGGCGCTGATTATATTGTTCCTGTATATGTTGGAAAATCGGATAATGTTAGGACTAGGCTGCAGCAATATGGACGTGTAGGTGCTCATTTAGAGAATGACTGTTCCAATAGCGAGCTGCGCgttgataaaaatatatctgGTCCAAAGAGAGCTGGATTATTTACAGAAACATTCTCAAGAGGCTTCTCTATTGTTTATAGGTGGGCACCT ATGAATGACAATAAAGATGCTGAGAGAACTGAAGCCCAGCTACTCGACAAATTTGATTATGCTTGGAATAAAGGAAGTAATGGTGTACGTCGCCACAATGATGTCCTCCGCAAGCTTGATGGCATTTCAAGAGAAACTCGTTTTCCTGCTTTCATCAGGAAACTTCAACTGTCCCTTGGGAAACGAAAGGGCATTAGAATCAAGGCATGCGAGCCCCTTTTATTGGAGAATGGATCTGATTTTCATGATAGCTTCAAAAGCACCAACTTCCTTccacaaattttgaaatttgggcGATCACAGCCAAGGATAGTTTCACTGAATTTTGGTGTAAATGGTGATCCAAATATTATTTGTGGCGTTGCTTTAGGTCATGGATGTGTCTGTATAAGGCCTCCAATAACAGGAAATAAACGATGTGCTGAGCACAAGGGAATGAAGGTAAACAGTGTAAAGTCCAAGTTGATTGCAGAAGGAAATGAGAGCACAAGATCGTGTGTGAGTATAGGTGAGGAAAATGGTCCAATTTGTGGTTTTATCTTGGATAGTGGTTCTCCTTGTGCAAGAATACCATTCCAGAGAAACAAAAGATGTATGGAGCACAAGGGATGGAGAAATCAAGGCTCCATTTCTCAGCCAATGACAGACAAAATTGGCCAGTGGACCCACAATCCTATACTGGAAAACAAGACTTCTTCTAGTAATGATTGTCAGCATATTTTATCTAGCAGAGCGGGTACACAGGACTCTCAAGATTTCTCCAGTTCTCTTATCCACCAGAACTACAATGTCATATGTGGAGTTCATTTAAATGATGGTAGTTTCTGCACCAGGCAACCTGCAGTAGGAAGAAAGCGGTGTGTAGGACATAAGGGTATGAGGGTTAAAGAGCCCATTTCTAAACAATTAGGAGTTAAAATACCAAGTTTATTTGCAGGTCCAGTTGCCAAAATTAGCAGTGGAAAAAAGCATCTGAATATAGACATTCCATCAGTCAACTATTCTCCAACTTGTGGAGCAACATTGCGTAATGGTTCTTTTTGCAGAAGGAAATCTTCGTAA